The Deltaproteobacteria bacterium genome includes a window with the following:
- a CDS encoding methyltetrahydrofolate cobalamin methyltransferase — protein MLIIGELINASRKSIAAHIENQDVEAIQKAAREQFAAGAHYIDVNAGVFVGKEPEFLEWLVTTVQEAVPAPCCIDSPDPEAIEAGLAVHKGTPMINSISLEKERYDRLLPILAGTDHKVVALCMSDQGMPETVEDRLAIADQLVNGLLQNNVKMENIYVDPLVQPLSVNKDFGMEFLNAVEKIAATFKGIHTICGLSNISYGLPNRKLLNQLFLVMAICKGLDGAIINPLDQRMMANIIAAEALAGKDDYCMNYLKAHRAGSFALE, from the coding sequence ATGCTGATCATTGGCGAACTTATCAACGCAAGCAGGAAGAGCATAGCTGCCCACATTGAAAATCAGGATGTTGAGGCCATACAAAAAGCTGCCAGGGAGCAGTTCGCTGCTGGAGCGCATTACATTGACGTAAATGCCGGTGTCTTCGTGGGCAAAGAGCCTGAATTCCTCGAGTGGCTGGTGACTACCGTACAGGAAGCGGTGCCTGCCCCCTGCTGCATCGACAGTCCCGACCCGGAGGCCATCGAGGCTGGCCTGGCCGTGCACAAGGGTACACCGATGATCAATTCCATATCGCTGGAAAAGGAGCGCTATGACAGGCTGCTGCCAATACTGGCCGGGACAGACCACAAGGTGGTGGCCCTGTGCATGAGCGACCAGGGGATGCCAGAGACTGTGGAGGACCGCCTGGCCATTGCCGACCAGTTGGTCAACGGCCTGTTGCAAAACAACGTCAAGATGGAAAACATTTATGTGGACCCCCTGGTACAGCCGCTGTCTGTAAACAAGGATTTCGGTATGGAATTTCTCAATGCAGTCGAGAAGATAGCAGCCACATTCAAGGGAATCCACACCATCTGCGGCCTTTCCAATATCTCCTATGGACTGCCCAATCGTAAACTCCTGAACCAGCTGTTCCTGGTGATGGCCATCTGCAAGGGACTCGACGGGGCCATAATCAACCCTTTGGACCAGCGCATGATGGCAAATATCATTGCTGCCGAGGCTCTGGCCGGCAAAGACGACTACTGTATGAACTACCTGAAAGCACATCGAGCCGGCAGTTTTGCTCTGGAGTGA
- a CDS encoding DUF4445 domain-containing protein translates to MRKTEKKSLQTADMPEEILAEVRLTFDPPGISRTVPVGKSIIEAADGLDIPIRSDCGGKGLCAKCWVVAEPAANLSPLTEPELDVFTPAEIKQSYRLACQAKVAGNVNIRIPKHALAGAESGDKVLATDRFPVNPMVKRIALPKERLPRDAAGSDLVSWVIDRAGSLTERPIHIEDLEALRQLSEAGADGEPITLVHHEQRGVTAVIAGKREQSLGAAIDVGTTTLAAYLCDLTTGKLLARAASLNPQRQYGEDVISRIAYADEHTHGLQVLNALLIDAVNHLVGRCLSKINASREDVDEVTIVGNPTMERILMGLHPRGLGMSPYFPVIRAGQNLKARDLGLEMNPGTNVYVFPVISGFVGGDTVGAILADAIYQRGETCLLVDIGTNGEIVLGNCQQLWATSCATGPALEGAQISCGMRAVPGAIYQVAIDPRSLQPQYRVIGEEHNILPAGLCGSGVIDAIAAMLRSGILLPNGRLEQGAPGVVTDSQGQASEFILVPADKSATGKPISIKQSDVRQFQLAKSALSVGIELLMKHAKVDRVQRTVLTGSFGARFDWKNALDIGMLPRKAFGGQVLSLENLAGVGAVLALLDKSNRELAATLVQKIHTVDLAMDPEFATRFSEGTLFPAHEST, encoded by the coding sequence ATGCGGAAGACTGAGAAAAAGTCGCTGCAGACAGCCGATATGCCTGAGGAAATCTTGGCCGAAGTTCGCCTCACATTCGACCCCCCGGGTATTTCCAGGACGGTGCCAGTTGGCAAGAGTATAATCGAGGCTGCAGATGGCTTGGATATTCCTATCCGCTCCGACTGCGGCGGCAAAGGCCTTTGTGCCAAGTGTTGGGTGGTAGCCGAGCCAGCAGCCAATCTGTCTCCGTTGACCGAGCCGGAGCTGGACGTCTTTACTCCAGCAGAGATCAAACAATCCTACCGCCTCGCCTGTCAGGCAAAGGTTGCCGGCAATGTGAATATTCGCATCCCGAAGCACGCTCTTGCTGGTGCGGAGAGTGGAGACAAGGTTCTCGCCACGGACAGGTTTCCAGTCAATCCAATGGTAAAAAGAATCGCCCTGCCGAAGGAGAGGCTGCCCAGGGATGCTGCCGGCTCAGATCTGGTCAGCTGGGTGATCGACAGGGCTGGCTCTCTCACAGAGCGGCCCATCCATATAGAAGACCTCGAGGCATTGCGGCAACTGAGTGAGGCAGGAGCAGATGGGGAGCCCATCACTCTGGTGCACCACGAACAGAGGGGTGTTACTGCGGTAATTGCGGGAAAGAGGGAGCAAAGCCTGGGTGCGGCCATAGATGTTGGCACCACCACACTGGCTGCATATCTCTGCGATCTGACAACCGGGAAGTTGCTGGCGAGAGCTGCCTCGCTGAACCCACAACGCCAGTATGGTGAAGACGTCATCAGCAGAATTGCCTATGCAGATGAACACACCCATGGTCTTCAGGTGCTCAATGCCCTGCTCATCGACGCTGTAAACCACCTTGTTGGCCGCTGTCTGTCCAAGATCAATGCCAGCCGTGAAGACGTTGATGAAGTCACCATTGTGGGCAACCCAACTATGGAAAGAATTCTGATGGGCCTCCACCCCCGAGGCCTGGGGATGTCGCCATATTTTCCTGTAATTCGAGCTGGTCAGAACCTCAAGGCCCGCGACCTTGGGCTGGAGATGAACCCCGGCACCAATGTTTACGTATTTCCGGTGATCTCAGGGTTTGTCGGTGGAGATACGGTAGGCGCCATCCTTGCCGATGCCATTTATCAACGCGGTGAAACGTGTCTGCTCGTCGATATCGGCACCAACGGCGAGATTGTCCTCGGCAATTGCCAGCAACTGTGGGCCACAAGCTGTGCCACCGGCCCTGCCCTGGAGGGGGCCCAGATTTCCTGTGGGATGCGCGCTGTTCCAGGCGCCATTTACCAGGTGGCTATCGATCCGCGCAGTTTGCAGCCCCAGTACAGGGTCATTGGTGAAGAGCACAATATTTTACCAGCTGGCCTGTGCGGCTCCGGCGTAATTGACGCCATCGCCGCCATGCTGAGAAGCGGCATTCTGCTGCCCAATGGCCGCCTCGAACAGGGAGCGCCCGGTGTGGTCACAGACAGTCAGGGCCAGGCCAGTGAGTTCATCCTGGTTCCGGCTGACAAGAGTGCCACAGGCAAACCCATCAGCATCAAGCAGTCTGATGTACGTCAATTTCAGCTGGCAAAATCTGCCCTTTCGGTCGGCATAGAGCTGTTGATGAAGCATGCCAAAGTGGACAGAGTCCAGCGAACTGTCTTGACCGGCTCTTTTGGAGCCAGGTTTGACTGGAAAAATGCCCTGGACATTGGCATGTTGCCCAGGAAGGCCTTTGGCGGCCAGGTGTTATCCCTGGAAAATCTAGCTGGAGTAGGTGCGGTGCTGGCGCTGTTGGACAAGAGCAACCGCGAACTAGCAGCAACTCTCGTCCAGAAAATCCACACTGTCGATCTGGCCATGGATCCCGAGTTTGCCACGCGCTTTTCCGAAGGCACCCTCTTTCCGGCTCATGAAAGCACCTGA
- the pylB gene encoding methylornithine synthase PylB — translation MTLCRNRRTFRQILDGVLRGSVLEPEDVAALFRIREGSQVEALFKTARAVRERHFGNRLFLYGFVYISTFCRNDCSFCYYRRSNNLPVRYRKTPEEIIEISCRLAHSGVHLIDLTMGEDPDLYCHGPRGFAELAELVARVRSTTGLPVMVSPGAVPDEVLKTLVEAGATWYACYQETHNPALFRKLRIGQSFRERMRKKTIARSHGLLIEEGVLCGVGETEADLHLSIETMRAIDADQVRAMTLVPQNGTPLGRCASITCQRELMTIAIMRLVFPNRLIPASLDVNGLAGLRERLLAGANVVSSIVPPGKGLAGVARSTLDIDTARRTCESVQQVLSDLGLQAASMAEYLAWLKERQQEVARGLLQDSVVHLDQEQGMAVRFV, via the coding sequence ATGACTCTCTGCCGCAATCGAAGAACCTTCCGGCAAATCCTCGATGGTGTTCTCCGGGGCTCAGTCCTCGAGCCAGAGGATGTGGCTGCTCTGTTCAGGATTCGGGAAGGCAGCCAGGTGGAAGCGTTGTTCAAGACGGCTCGAGCAGTCCGTGAACGGCATTTTGGAAATCGGCTGTTTCTTTACGGCTTCGTCTACATCAGCACCTTCTGTCGAAACGACTGTTCCTTTTGCTACTATCGGCGTTCCAATAATTTACCTGTCCGCTACCGGAAAACACCAGAGGAAATTATCGAAATATCCTGCCGGCTTGCCCACTCCGGGGTGCATCTGATCGACCTGACCATGGGGGAAGATCCTGATCTCTACTGTCACGGACCCCGAGGTTTCGCAGAGCTGGCAGAGCTGGTTGCCCGGGTGAGATCGACAACGGGGCTGCCGGTTATGGTTTCACCGGGAGCCGTGCCCGACGAAGTCTTGAAAACCCTGGTCGAGGCAGGTGCAACCTGGTACGCCTGCTACCAGGAAACGCATAATCCTGCCCTGTTCAGAAAACTTCGAATCGGCCAGAGCTTTCGAGAACGGATGCGAAAAAAAACCATCGCCCGCAGCCACGGGCTTCTGATCGAGGAAGGAGTTCTATGCGGTGTCGGCGAGACAGAGGCTGATCTGCACCTATCCATCGAAACCATGCGGGCCATCGATGCTGATCAGGTCAGAGCAATGACCCTTGTTCCACAGAATGGCACACCACTGGGACGGTGCGCTTCGATTACCTGCCAACGGGAACTGATGACTATAGCTATCATGCGTCTGGTTTTCCCCAACCGCCTTATTCCGGCCTCTCTCGACGTCAATGGCCTGGCCGGTCTCAGGGAGCGGCTGCTGGCCGGGGCCAATGTGGTGAGTTCGATCGTGCCTCCGGGCAAAGGGCTTGCCGGGGTGGCCCGCAGCACCCTGGATATTGATACTGCTAGACGTACCTGCGAGAGCGTCCAGCAGGTGCTCTCAGATCTCGGGCTGCAGGCAGCCAGTATGGCTGAGTATCTTGCCTGGCTGAAAGAACGGCAACAAGAAGTCGCCCGTGGGTTGTTGCAGGACTCTGTTGTACACCTCGATCAGGAGCAAGGCATGGCAGTACGCTTTGTCTGA
- a CDS encoding MoaD/ThiS family protein codes for MIEINVQFKGVVAQLTGCPEMCLTIEPGTRLLEFLNLLAHRVGSDFSKLLLDESGRVDRGILIAIEGRAVPADNYAAYRLNHNCSLAIIPIVAGG; via the coding sequence ATGATTGAAATCAATGTCCAGTTCAAAGGAGTTGTCGCCCAGTTGACTGGGTGTCCCGAAATGTGCCTTACCATTGAGCCGGGCACTCGGTTGTTGGAATTCTTGAACCTGCTGGCCCACCGTGTGGGCAGTGATTTCAGTAAACTGCTCCTGGACGAATCTGGCAGAGTGGACAGGGGCATCTTGATTGCCATAGAAGGAAGGGCCGTCCCTGCCGACAATTATGCTGCATACCGCCTGAACCACAACTGCTCATTGGCTATCATCCCAATTGTTGCCGGCGGTTAG
- a CDS encoding corrinoid protein, with amino-acid sequence MIDEKLLKAAKQAIIEHNKEKAVELTRSILSSGMDGMELMNQVFIPAINEVGDKFGRGLLFLPELVQSADAMQAVTEVINESLPAREARKQTARVVLATVKGDVHDIGKCIVTSLMQANGFTVYDLGRDVDIDHIVEEAVRLDVQIIGTSALLTTTMARQKDLEDALKSAGVRDRFKTIVGGAPVTARWAAKIGADAYAEDAQEGVVRVKELLAG; translated from the coding sequence ATGATTGATGAAAAGCTTCTCAAAGCGGCCAAGCAAGCCATCATTGAACACAACAAAGAAAAAGCCGTCGAGCTGACCCGCAGCATTCTCTCCAGCGGCATGGACGGTATGGAATTGATGAACCAGGTATTCATCCCTGCTATCAACGAGGTTGGCGACAAGTTTGGCCGCGGCCTCCTGTTCCTTCCCGAATTGGTTCAGTCAGCCGATGCCATGCAGGCGGTCACAGAGGTAATCAACGAGTCGCTGCCTGCCCGGGAGGCCAGAAAGCAAACAGCCAGGGTGGTGCTTGCCACGGTAAAAGGGGATGTCCATGATATCGGCAAGTGCATCGTGACTTCCTTGATGCAGGCAAATGGCTTTACTGTATATGATCTTGGCCGGGACGTGGATATAGATCATATTGTGGAAGAAGCGGTAAGGTTGGATGTACAGATTATCGGCACCAGTGCCCTGTTGACCACCACAATGGCTCGACAGAAAGACCTGGAGGACGCCCTGAAGAGCGCCGGCGTGCGCGATAGATTCAAGACAATCGTCGGAGGCGCCCCGGTTACTGCCCGCTGGGCCGCCAAGATAGGCGCCGATGCCTATGCGGAGGACGCCCAGGAGGGCGTAGTTAGAGTAAAGGAACTGCTGGCCGGCTGA